The proteins below come from a single Ktedonobacteraceae bacterium genomic window:
- a CDS encoding Type 1 glutamine amidotransferase-like domain-containing protein encodes MTGYILLEGGAEFGGKMAEPDMRAIELAGGADALISIIPAAAAPDNNWQRAGSNGVTWFQSLGATRVELVPLIDKTTANDPAIADVIRQSRLIYMLGGFAGYLGETLSNSLSLQAMLQAYEAGAVIAGSSAGAMVLCQYYYDPARSQAIQGLGLVPNSCVLPHHNTFGKGWAKLLTRYLPGAVLLGIDERTGMIDDGGDGRKTGWHVYGEGMVTIYRGGEATEYEAGKSFRDDFAS; translated from the coding sequence ATGACGGGTTACATTCTTTTAGAAGGTGGGGCCGAATTTGGCGGGAAGATGGCCGAGCCGGATATGCGAGCAATTGAACTGGCCGGAGGAGCAGATGCGCTGATTAGCATTATTCCCGCCGCAGCTGCTCCCGATAATAATTGGCAGCGCGCGGGTAGCAACGGTGTCACGTGGTTTCAGAGCCTGGGGGCAACGCGAGTTGAGCTTGTTCCTCTCATCGATAAGACTACGGCCAATGATCCGGCTATCGCGGATGTGATTCGCCAGTCGCGTTTGATTTATATGCTGGGCGGTTTTGCCGGCTACCTGGGGGAGACGCTGTCCAATAGTCTCAGCTTGCAGGCTATGCTCCAGGCTTACGAGGCCGGAGCGGTGATCGCGGGCAGCAGCGCGGGCGCGATGGTGCTATGCCAGTATTACTATGATCCTGCCAGGTCTCAGGCTATTCAAGGATTGGGGCTTGTGCCGAATAGCTGTGTGTTGCCGCATCACAATACTTTTGGCAAGGGTTGGGCCAAACTTTTAACCCGGTATCTGCCTGGTGCTGTGTTGTTGGGTATCGATGAGCGGACGGGGATGATCGATGATGGCGGTGATGGCAGGAAGACGGGCTGGCATGTTTATGGCGAGGGCATGGTAACCATATATCGTGGTGGGGAAGCGACTGAGTATGAAGCTGGCAAGAGCTTCAGAGATGATTTTGCATCCTGA
- a CDS encoding class I SAM-dependent methyltransferase, which yields MDWIEPFYTKRSQWMGPTGIFDHHRARAASLERYSGPGKKRILELGAGAGGTAAAMADLGHSVIAVELSPLRAAFARELAQEPRQGQLTIIEGDYYTLNFPMQFDLICHWDSFGMGSDSDNRRLLRRMAEDWLAPDGCVLMDIFNPSWWIQQAGTEERDDRRGLMRGYDFDPIGSRFLDQWWPIGEKGQLITQTVRCYAPTDFLLLLEGTGLTVEIFVVAENIFQVEESSTMAHALWNEASYFVKLVLAN from the coding sequence ATGGATTGGATTGAACCATTTTATACAAAGCGCAGCCAATGGATGGGACCCACAGGTATTTTTGATCACCATCGTGCGCGAGCAGCATCCCTCGAACGTTACAGCGGGCCAGGCAAAAAACGCATCCTGGAATTGGGCGCGGGCGCTGGAGGCACAGCAGCAGCAATGGCTGATCTTGGGCATAGCGTGATCGCCGTAGAGTTAAGTCCACTTCGTGCCGCCTTTGCGCGAGAGTTGGCTCAGGAACCACGACAGGGACAACTTACTATCATCGAAGGCGATTACTATACGCTGAATTTCCCCATGCAATTTGATCTGATCTGCCACTGGGATAGCTTTGGCATGGGTTCAGATTCAGACAATCGACGGCTGCTCCGGCGTATGGCAGAAGACTGGTTAGCCCCTGATGGATGCGTGCTAATGGATATCTTCAACCCGTCGTGGTGGATACAACAGGCAGGAACAGAGGAACGAGATGACCGCCGTGGACTCATGCGAGGCTATGACTTCGATCCCATTGGGAGCCGCTTTCTTGATCAATGGTGGCCAATTGGAGAAAAAGGACAGTTGATTACTCAAACCGTTCGTTGCTACGCCCCCACAGATTTTCTGTTGTTGCTCGAAGGAACCGGACTCACAGTAGAGATATTCGTAGTTGCTGAGAATATCTTCCAGGTAGAAGAGAGCAGTACAATGGCCCATGCCTTGTGGAATGAGGCCAGCTATTTTGTGAAGCTGGTACTCGCAAACTAA